Proteins encoded by one window of Synechococcus sp. WH 7805:
- the tsaE gene encoding tRNA (adenosine(37)-N6)-threonylcarbamoyltransferase complex ATPase subunit type 1 TsaE encodes MSCCSLGNVEVNLCRDAEASGSLDLDFTQSVWDLETLETTQRLGQHLVKHLPRGSILLLQGQLGAGKTSLVQGLAKACGITEPITSPTFALAQHYQDGNPPLIHLDLYRLEAPGSADELFLQEEEEARAIGALMAVEWPERLNLSLPEAWRLDITYAPSGGRSAKLHHPTLPMDAESKNSI; translated from the coding sequence ATGAGTTGTTGCTCCCTGGGAAACGTGGAGGTGAATCTCTGCAGAGACGCCGAGGCTTCGGGCTCGCTCGATTTGGACTTTACACAGAGTGTTTGGGACCTTGAGACCCTTGAGACGACGCAACGGCTTGGACAGCACTTGGTCAAGCATTTGCCCAGGGGAAGCATCTTGCTTTTGCAGGGCCAACTGGGAGCGGGCAAAACCTCTCTGGTGCAAGGCCTTGCGAAGGCCTGTGGCATCACTGAACCAATCACCAGTCCAACCTTTGCCTTAGCCCAGCACTACCAAGACGGGAATCCGCCCCTCATCCATCTGGATCTCTACCGACTGGAAGCTCCAGGGTCAGCCGATGAGCTGTTTCTGCAAGAAGAAGAAGAAGCCCGCGCGATAGGAGCCCTGATGGCGGTGGAATGGCCGGAACGCCTCAATCTTTCCCTTCCTGAAGCCTGGCGCTTGGACATCACCTATGCACCGAGCGGCGGACGCAGCGCCAAATTGCATCACCCGACGTTGCCCATGGATGCTGAATCAAAGAACAGCATCTAG